The sequence TAAGCCGCCTTATGCCGCTTTCGGGTTTGAGTGGCGGCGTCCACCCGTTCGACTTCCATCACCACTTTGGCGCCGATGGATTCCTTGGCGATAGCCAGGTCATAACGAGTTTGCAGGTTCATCCAGAAGTCCGCGCTCGTCCCAAAGGCGCGGGCGAGCCGCAGGGCGGT is a genomic window of Gammaproteobacteria bacterium containing:
- a CDS encoding HigA family addiction module antidote protein, encoding MHPGRILKRELAARDLSANRLALGLRVPSGRITDILNGKRGITPETALRLARAFGTSADFWMNLQTRYDLAIAKESIGAKVVMEVERVDAATQTRKRHKAA